The stretch of DNA CTCCAGCCCCTAAAAGAGGGTGCCATGGCCCCAGGAAGAAGGGCAGCTGGTGCTGCCCACCGCCCCAGAGCTGGGCACTGAGTCAGGTCCCCCCTTGCTCTGCATCCTACTCGCCTGGGACCGGTGACCAGGAAGGGGTCCAACAGGCAAAGGGCCGCCCTCCCGCCCTGCTGGGCGCCCGCtctgctcccctgccccactgctgctgccccagagGGCAAAGCCCATCCAGAGCAGGCGAGAAGCGCTCCCCAGCGAGGAGACTGGGCGGCTccagcctctgctccctgctcagctgcagccagaCAAGTCCCCCAGCCCAAAGAGAGAGGTGGGCTCTGAGCACCAGGGCACACGGGGAGGCCACGTGGTCTGCAGCATCCTCGCTGCCCGGGATGTGGTGGGCGACCCAAGGGAGCAAACCCGAGCATGCTCTGGAGCGGGTACCTCGTCGGCTGCGGGAGGTACAGCAAGCGAGAAAGAGCACTGAGTGGCagcaggggcagcagcagaagctttAGTGTCCAGGCTGGGGCCGTGCGCATTGCTGCAGAACCTGAAAACGTCAGACAGCCTCATGTACTCCTAGAAATCCACGgcggaggagaaggaggagagtTAGACGCATGCGCTGGCATCATGGTGCTGACTGCAAAGTGGGAGCAAATCTCCCCGCGCCCACATGCCCCACTGCCGCCTgcccagcccttccctgccatgttgccctccctgcctgcggCTGCCCCGGTGCACGGCACCGTGCGGGGAGTGGGGTGCCCCAGCTGGGCTGAGCGTCCCAGCGTGCCGCTTTGCTGCTGCCTTAGGTGTGGCTTTGCTGGGTGcaggctggggatggagggctgcagcctgccctgctgcagtcCCAGTTGCCTTCAGCCGTTCCCATCACCCAGATCTCAGGGTCCCGCAAGGGTCCCCAGCCACAAGTCCTCCCCATTGCGACAGCACCGGATGAGGCACCTCAAGCTGCTCCGAGCCACCTTAAAATCCACTTCCTCACCCTTTCTGAACCAAACATGCTAAAGCTGGGGATTTGCTCTCAGGACCCTAAAGGATGCTGTCAGGAGGGGCCCAGCCAGCAGGTAAGGGGCAGGCAAGGGGGAAGCGCAGGGATGCCTGTGCTGAACGGCACCATGCTGGGGTTAAAACCGAGGGCAGCAGTGGGAGCTGGGATGTCCAGCAGGCTCAGGAGAGCACCTGAAATTGGGGTCTGAGTGTTAATGAGCGCAGCTGCTGGAGAGCTAaatgagagatgctccagccgTGCCATCGCAGCGCACTGCTGTGGGGATGCCCTGCTGCCCGAAGGCGACGTTAGTCCACATAAGGGGTctgacggcggctcggccaaGGAGGGGACAAGCGAGCAAGTACATGCAGTTAGTCCCGTTACCTCTTGTGCCTTGGGGTAGGAGCGGGCGGCAGGAGAAGCTaaggaggcagctgctgccGGCGGGGGACTCAGGGGCTTAGTTCCCTCCAACAGCTCATAAGGCTCTGAGATATGGAGGGTCTCCTGTTGGAGGGTAAAGATCACGTAGGCAAGGCAGGCACAGGCAGCaaggtggcagcagcaggagccccACTGCGGGCAGGCGCAAGGGGACTCTGCCATcccacccctctccccagcagcgGGTTGGGCAGCACTGCGGTCCCCGAGGACATTGTGGCTCTGGCTCCCCGTTCAGAGCCACAATCAGGGCAACGGGGCGACCCACTCCCACCTAAAAGCCTCCAGACATGAACTGGAAGGAGTCCTCCTGTACTGGCACCAAGACAGCCCCACACTTGCTCTCTAGCAGGGACGGAACCCCAGGCAGTGCCTGCCCCAGGTGCCCAGCAGCCGTGCCGAGCCCTTCCCTCGTGGGCACTCGCAGCCCTCGCCGAGCCGCCTGCTAAAAGGCTCCTGCAGCATCTGGGCAGCCCAGCAGGGGAGATGTTGTTGCTCCCAAGCCTGGCTCTGTTgcatttccctccctcccacccaacCTGGCGATGgtctctgcagcccatggagaggcTCTGAGCAGCCGGGAGCACCCGGCTCCGGCCAGAAGGCACCTGGGAGCACAGGAgccactgcagagcagagcttgCGGTCCACCAGGCTCATCCCTGCTGGTGACAGTGGCtcagggcagcaggagagcagcccTAGGGACCATaccctgcctctccctgcttACCTCTCTGAGAGCTGAGGACATTTTTGGGAAGCTCCTGCCGCCTGTGACGAGCTGGTATCGCCTCTCCAGAGACACaagcttctccttctcctgAGCCAGGGGCGACAGCAAGAGCAGAGGCAGCTGATGGTTACTGGCACCCCATGGCCGGTCCCCTCCAGGCTCACCCCAATTGCCAGCACCCCGGCAAGAGCTGGTGCGATCTTGTTCCCTGCCTTGGACACCCCCAGGGTTGGGGAGTGCATGTTGACCCCGCTACTGCTGCATTACcttctgcaggagctgcaggacgCTGTTCCTCTCCCTGGCCAGGCGCTCAGCCTCCTGGGCGCTCTGCAGCCGGATCTGGGCAGCCTGGGCATCCAGCGCGGCCACCCGCTcctggggaggaggcagcagggatgaACTGGCTGCCGGTGAGCCATGGGGCTCAGCCGGGGCCGTGGGGTGCAGCCCGGCCATGCCGGACTCGCTGCCCCCCGTCCGCCCCTACCTTCCTGCGGGCAATGCTGCGGTGGCACTCAGCCCggctctgcaggagctgctggccccGTGCTTCGCGCTCCTCCTCGAGGTGGCTCTCCCGTTCCAGCTGCTGGAACTCCAGGTCCTCAAACAGCTTGGCCTCCGTCTCCAGCGCCTCTGCCTCCTTTGGACACACAAGGGCACAGCAGATCACTCCCTCTGGACGGGCACCTCCACATCCTGCTAGCAGGTCTCCCACAGCAAAATCTCCTGCTGTGCCCCCACGTCCTGCTGGTGCTGGCCGGGAACAGGAACCCATGGCAAAGCCTGTCCCCGGTGCCTGGTGTGGACAGGCAGgcagctttccctgctgcttGGCACCAGCAACATGGGAGACAGCGGCAACCTCTGCCTGGCTGGAGAAGGCGATGGAAGCACTAGGCACTGGCCAGGTCAGAGCCGTCACCCCCATGAGACGATGAGCTCGCCGCAGCCGGGGGGCTTCACCCACCCCTTGGAGACTAGCTGCCCCTCTTGAACTGTGTCTGGGCCGGTGCCGTGCCCTGCCGGGTGGCAAAACACCATGTGCTGGTGTAACCACCAACACGCAGCCCCGCGTCACCAAGCtgatgggcagcagagccccCACGGACCAGCACCGTGCCGGACAAGTGCCTGCGCGTCCTCCCAGCCTTCAAGCACCGACAGCACCCAGTGGCGCTCAGCTCAGGGTTTGCCGGTGCCACCTTGGCAGCAATTGCACCGTGCTCCCTGTGGGGATGCATTCCACCCTGCTCTGGGAGCAGGGCGGCCGTTGCTCTCGTGGCATGGCACGGCACCACCGGCGTAGTGGCTACCGAGGGCTCCCGCACACTGAGACCACCCCATCGCTGTCCGTGCCTGCTGCACACTGGGACCTGCATCCAACGTGGGGGTGCCTGCTCTGAGCAGGCTGTGGCAAGGCGGGTTTATCTGCGCAGTGAGGGCTGGGTAGGGGCCGGCCATGGGCTGGGGAAGGTCAGCCGCCACCAGAAAATACCAGATAATGGGAAAAAATGCTGCGGACCGGCGGTAATGTAAACTGATGGCACCATGTAAATAAACTCTCAGGAAATAGCTGGAAGCAGACAGACAGGGACCCAGCGGTCCCCAAGGCTCCCCAGCCTTCCCAGGGCAGGATCCGTGCTCGTGCCCTGCCTGGTCCAGAGGAGCACAGCAGCTCCGCAGCGGGGGGCAGCCCCGCGCTCTGCCGAGCCAGCACCGCGCCCCGGGCCCGGGCGAGCGGCAAGCTTACCAGGACGGCGGTGCCCGGCGCCAGCCGCCTCCAGCCCAGGTGTGACGCTCCCAGTGCGGCCCCGGCTGGCGGGGAAGAGCTGGCCTAAGCTGGAGCGGAGGGAGGTGGGCCATGGTccgggaggggtggggggagacaCTGACCCTTCGCATCTGCTCCCGCAACTGCTCCCGCATTGACTCAGGGCACTTATCAAGGTGGCTCTTCGACTCATGGTAAAGCGCCCGGAGTTGCTCTAGCTCCTTCCTTTCAGCATCAACCTTTGCCCTTTCCTGAATTGAGGGAgaatgagacaaaaaaaaaaaagaaaagagaaaggggggggagggagagaagagaaaacacaCTTCTCAAATCCACGCCATGCAGAAGCTGCAGAGTTATAAAGGGACTCAGCTGGAAAAAGAGGAGGCTCGCAGGGAGGAGCATCACGGCATCTACAGAGCAGTTGAGAGAGCAACAGCCATGGGGATCCGGGCTGGGCAGTGTTAGAGGGGTTATGGCCAGCCCTGGACCTCAGCCTCATGTTTCCATGCCGAAAGCCCACTTAGGGGCAGTGAAAAGATCAATGCTGACAGCACGGATAAAGTCATCCCTGCAAACGGCTGCACCACACGGACCTTCTAAACAACCGCTAACTAGCTATGTTAATTGATGCTCACCATCTGGGATGCTGCCAATTAAGCACAGCAGGTCCCATATGCATGCTGAGGGACCATGGACCACCCCCATCCATCGGAAGAAGAGGGTTGCCTGCAGGACGGCAGTGAAAATGGGAGACCGAGGTCCAACCCTGCTGTCGGAGATGCTCAGGCTATGCCAAGTTAGCGGCAGAGCAGACACTTGCTCCTGGCCCCAGGCGGAGGGAGAAGGGTccccaaccctccctcccaCGGCCACAGGAGCAGTATGATGGAGGCCAGTAACACGGGGCTGGCACAAGGAATCACCTCCTGCAGGTCTGGCAGCACCATACGGGGGTTAGGCATTGGGAAACACACGCTGCAAGAAACCCTGTTCCATGCTGTGGCAGCATGGAGACACGGGGCATCCATGAAAAGGGATATGGAGTGGACACGCCGGCGGGGAAACAGGGCTGGCACAGCTGGTacaggggctgcagggtgccCAGGAGGCTTCCAGCTATGCAGAGATGTCAGAGGTGATGGCAGACTTCAGAGCAGGCACCGTTAGTGCAATTAGCACAGGCTGGTTAGGAAGCAGGTGGTTAGGTCAGCGGAGAGTTTGGGAGGGGGATTTCCCTGTGCTCCTCTCCTGGCTCTGCACGAGCACCTGGCTAGAGAAGATGCCTGCAAAGGGctggaaaaccaaaaccagaacaaaaatcCCAGACGCCACAGGGGCACTGCTGGCAGCTGCCgatggcagctctgcctggccACAGGCAACCGAACAGCCCAGGCACCTCCATCCATGGGGCGAGCCAGACCCCCAGGGACGCCGGAGCCACATCACGGTGGCACAGAGCCACCAGTGGGACCCAGGCATAGGCTGTGCTGGGACACCGGCCTTGGGCAGTGGGGAGCCAGGTCTCGGCTGCCCTCCTGCCACGGAGCAGCTCACTCAAGGCTGTGCCATGCTGCCCACAAGGCTGCAGCACGGCCAGCAACCAGCAGCCGGGACGAGTGTGCCATGCACGCAGTGGCACAGGTGCCTTCAGACACGGCTGGCAGATCACGGCAGCAACTGCACCAAAGACGACTCCAGGGGGAGGGGGCCAGGACCCCCTCCTTGGCCACTGAGCCCAGTGAAACATCCACAGTGATTTCCCAGCCACCTCCAGCGAGCTGAACGCTACAGCGGTGGCCACCACCACGCGTGAAGATACCCCAaagggcagcagagcagggggaCTTGCCGCGAGACACAGCCCCCCAGCAAGGGCAGGCAATGGGGAGTGCTGAGGCCCCCACTCCAGGTCGGTGCTGcccactgcaggcagcagccatcAGGGAAAGCCCCATGCCACAGAGCCTCCCTGCAAGACTCCACTGGCACAACAGACGGCGGCCGAAACGCACCCCCGGCatcagccctgccctcctctggCAGGGCTGTTAGACCAGTCCCAGGCAGACAGACGGACAGATTCCCCCCCCCACGATGCAAACCCAGAGGGGATGCTCCTCGATGCCTCCATAGAGTGGagggacaggagaggagaaTGTGTCCGCAGGGGAATGCCGCAGCATGGCGCACCAGCTGCAAGCACCGGGGAGGGCACGGCACAGCCGGTGCCGGGGCGGAGCCCTGCCCCGGAGCTCACCTTGTCCCGCTCCTTCCGGATGCTGGCGTCCAGGCTGGAgagcttctcctgcagctgctgcaccgcctcctgctcctgccGCAGCCGTGCCGCCTCCGACTCCCGCTCGCCCTGCAGCAGCGCCCGCTCCATCTCCGCCTGGACAGGCATGGCCACATCACGATGGCTGCCCTGGCTGGATCCGGCTCACGCCCATGGGATCGGACGCTGGCTGGCGAGGGCAGCGAGCAGTGGGGGAGCCGGCAGGGCTCCCCATCCCCTCACCTCTCGTGACgtctcctgcagctgctgctccagctccttGATGCGGCCCTTCAGCTGGTCCAAGCGGCCGAGCACGCTGGCACGCTCCTCCTCCAGCCGCTGTGCCTCCTTGGCCCGTGGGCCCGCCAGCTCCTCGTGCTGCAGAGAGGGCAGGTTGGCATGGCGCAGCATGGCATGGcgcggcacggcgcggcacaGCCGTCCCCTCACCTCGTGGTGGGTGCTCTCAGTGCTGCTGCACTCCTCCTTCAGGTTCTCCTCATCTGACCTCTCCAGGCTTTCCCTCTGCCGCAGTTCCTCAGCAGCACGGCCCAGAGCCACGGCACCCCTGGGCACCCGACGGCCAGCATCCGCGTCACCAGCCAGGAGTCGGTGCACATCGCCCGGCTCGGTGCCATCTGTCTTGGTGTACTCGGCACAGAGGTTCAGGATGGTCTCCAGGCGCTGCCGCTCCTGTGGGGAAGAACGGTCAGCGCGACACCCATCCCGGCACGCGCCGCTGCCAGAGAGCCTGCAGGACCCTGTGCCGATGGCAGGCACCGGGATGCGGGCTCACTCCTTGCCCTGCCCGCACGCTGGGACGGGCTGAGGACATTGCAAAGCCCGATGCAGCCTGCCCcgaccccacgctggagccaTGCACGCAATGTGCCGGAGCTGGAGACGGACTAATTACAGGCGGCAGCACCGGCCGCCGAGCGCCTCCGCTATTTCCAGGCAGTGACTCAGGCCGCCCGCACCAGGCGTGAGTCAGGGCTGAGCAAACAGGGCTCCGGCAGCACAGCCCCCGGGACCGGCAGATGCACAGGGCAAACCCcacccaggcagctgctggctcTATAAAAACTCCATCTACCCTAAATATAGACGCAGTGCCCACAAAGGCACAGCACCATTGCTGGCAGACATGGCCCTGGTGGGGCTGGACCAGACATGCACGGTTTTGCCAAGCCGGGGGCACCACAATTTCAGCCAGCAGCCCCCACAGCCATGCCGACCCCGCAGGTTTCCCCAGGCTGCTGCGAGCCAGGGGGCTTTGTGCTCCTGGAGAGCTGCCGTGCATCGATGGCCGCTCCTGGCCGTAATCCCCCCAAGATAAGCTGGCAGCCTGGCAGCTGCGACAAATCCCCGAGAGGCAAGGGCCAGGttttaaagcagcaaaagcCGAAAGGTGTTTGCAAAGAGGGCGTCCCACGCTCGAACACATCCCCGTGCCCCGCCGGCCCCAGGGCTCACCAGGCGCTCCATCTCCTGCTCCCGCACCCGCTCCTGCCGCTGACGCCGGTGGTACTCCAGCAGCTCATCCTCGTTGTCGCTGATCTCAGTGATGCTGTTCTTGCGTTCCCGCGGCCCTGCCGGTGGCCGTGGGTCCCCCAAGGGCTTCCTGGGGGCGCGGGGGCTCTGCCGGGGCGAGGGCACGGCCGGGGAGCCCAACCCGTACACCGGACTCAGGCTGGTGCCAAAGCTGGGGCGGCGTGGGGGGGTCTCCGCTGGTAGCGGGGGCGAGGGACTCCCAGCGACCCTCGGCTCCTCCAGACCCTTGCGCCTGGCCCGGGGGCTGCCGAGCACCTCCCTGCCCagccggggctgcggggagggggcgtcgggggctgcccgggggctgaCAGCCCGGCGTGACAAGGAGGGGCTCAGGGGGGGCAGCTCCCGCATGCTCTCCACGTTCCTCCGGGCCGCCCGCGGGCTCTCGGGGGGCTGCAGCCGGGCCTCTGGGACCACCCGGCCAGCAGGCTGCCGGCTGGGGGCCAGGGGGTCCCGCGGCTCCcggaaggggctggggggccgCTCCTGCAGGGCCGCCCGCGGCCGCGGTGCTGCCCTGGGGGTCAGCCGGGGGCTGCCTGTCTGGCTGTCCCCAAGCCTCTCGGCTGGCCAAGGCTCACCGGGACCCCCACCGGGTGTGGGGGGCGGGCGCTGGGCGGGTGGCTGCACAGCGTGGTTGTAGCTGGAGGAGCGGAGCGGGACGAGGGGGGGCATGGCCAaaccctgctcctggctgctaGGTGAGGGGCTGGTGTAGCCACCACTGCTGgccggggaggagaggggggagaagTTCTCGTAGCTGGAGCCTCCTGAGGTGgccccagggctgggtgggggggacaggAGGCAGCGCCCACCCCCGTTCACcatgggggagaggggggaccGGCCACGGGCAGGCAGCTTCTTGCCGCTGGGTGACACCGGCTCCTCCAGCACCAGTGAGTCCATGATGTCCTGTAGGTCCTTCTCAATGGAGCTGACGAGGGAGCTGTGGCTGGGACTCCCACGCTCTGATGGCTGGCGGCCACCGTTCACCAGGGCCTCAGGCTCTGCAGGGAGACACGGGAGTAGGCATCAGCATGGCGGGACCCCCCCGCGGCCCCTGCCTGGCCTGGGGTCCCACGGAGCAGCCCGGCATCACCCCTCCACACAGCCTTGCAGAGTCAGCACCGGGTCGCAGCTCCTCTTCCCCCAACCCCAAGCCGCCTGCGCCCCGCTGCCACTGTTTCCCGTGCCGGCTGGAGAGCCAGGCCAGGGAGGAGGCCGGCATCCCACTGGCCCCATCACCAGGGAGACAGAAACCCGATAACACAGCCCAGACGCCCGCTCCCGACATCCCTGCGCTGCCGGCAgctcccggccccgctccctggggagcagctgcCCGTGCCAGCCACCGGCGCCTGCTGCTCGTCCCCGGCACGCTCCGGCACGCCGGCGAGGGGACAGAGATGCGACAGCCAAAAGCCACCGAGCACAGACCCGCAGCACGTCCAGACCCACCGCCACGTTGCCTGCAGCTTCCCCGTACCCCTGGCTGGGCTGCCCCCTTGCCCCGGCTCCCCCGTCCTACCAGCGCAGCACCGATGTGCCTGTCACTCAGGGATGAGCTAATAGTGGCAGGCGCAGAGCCTGGCCAGGACAGCGTGCCACCCGGGCTGCGTCACCCCCTGGCACCCAGCGGCTCCCCCGCGGCGGCCGGCAGCGCCTCGGCGCCCAGAGATGTGCCGCGGCCCCACCCGTGTCATCCTGCCCGGTCCTGCGGGGCAGCGAGGGACTGTGCGGGCCCCACGCGGGATGCTCTGCGGGATGCTCCGCAGCGATGGCACCTCCCCGCGTCCCTCCTCCCGTCCCCCAGCTGCGGGGCATGCTGCCTTCCCAACACACACGTGGCACGGGGAGGCTGCCAAGCTCCTCTCCTCGTGCCAGGGTGTGCCGGTcggggcagggagaagggctACCAGCCCAGGGATCACTGCCGGGGATTCGGACATCCCCGGGAACCAGGCGCGGCACCGGACCTTGGCGCAGGCGCTCGTCCTGTCGGCCCCGCAGACAGGCAGACACAGCAAGATAAGCAGCTGGCGAGATGGAGGATTGCAGCCCGGGAAACGGCCTTCGCAGCCTCCGCGCGGTCGCCCGGGCATGTAAACAGCCCCTCCAAGGCAGCCGAGGGGGGCCCGGCGCAGGCTGATGGGTGATGGCTCTGCCACCGCCAGGCTGGGCAGAGGCGAGAGCCGTGCTTCACTGCCCTTGCAATTACCCTCCTCCAAGGCGATGTTAATCATTAACAAGCGCCAGCACAGCTGCCATGCCGAGTCAACGGCCGGCACATCCGCGGCTGGGCGTCAGCCCCACTCCTGAGCACGGCAGGACCGGGCCGGGAAAGCATCTTGCGCCAGGAAAGCTGGGTCAGGGAGCACCCCAGGGTCCCCAACCGCCCTGCCCGGGACAAGGCGAGGGTCACCTACTTGCTGGCAGCCCGTAGAGAGCCGCTGGGCTCCTGCCCCCCGCCGGGATCATGCTCTTCATCCACTTGGCCTCGGCAGGGTGGTTGAAGCGGAGGAAGGTGGCCTGGCCCAGGCAGATGGTGCAGcctggggaaagaggggagaggGCTCAGCCCCACGCCGGAGCGGTACCAGAGAGAGGCAAGGCGGCAGCcggtgcaggcaggcagccggGCGCTGCCTGTCCCGAAGACGCGTCCCCGGGAGGGGAGCGGGCTCCTGCCGTCAGCAGAGGCTTAGGGGGAGGCTGAAATCCAGGTCACTCccggcagctgcaggcagcgcGTCGCAGGCGCAGGCACAGCTGGGGTCCCTGCCGGGGGCCGTGCTGCCGCgggggagctggcagggctcCAGGGCCTGTGTGGCTGCCAGCTGCAGACAAGACAGCTCCTGTCCCCGGCCGCAAAGCGCCTCTTCTTGGCCCAAAGCGGCAGCCCTCTCGGGGGGAAGGCTGTGGAGCAGCCGCCGGCAAGGAAGgcggctggggaaggggagcggggccgcgcgctgcctgctcccctgccGCCCGCGGTGCCGGGGGAGCCGCGTGCTGGCAGCGGGGAGCGGTGGGCGGCTGCGAGGCTCCATGCTGCAGACACACCCCGCTTTGAAGAGCCTGCCAGGGCCCCGGGGAGAGGCTCACTCTGCACCGACAGCCACAGCCCAAAATCCCTCGCCGGAGGGGACGTGTTTTTGGGAGCATCCGGCAGCCCAGGCCGGCGGCAAGGCGAGCGAGAGGCCGTACGGATTAACCGCCGTCGCCAACACGGGGGGCCCGGCTTCCTCGAGGGAAGGAGTCCTGCTCCCCGGCAGGAGCTGCCGCAGCACCCCAGCTCGGCGAGAGCATCCTGCCTGCCAGGCGGCAATGCCAGCGCCCGGCCCGGCATCGGCTCCTCCGGCTCGAGGCATCGCCGACCAGAGCCTTCCCTGCGCGCCGGCGCTGGCGGAGCCGTGCATCACCCCGGCGAAGCGGGGTACCCCCTACCCCGCGCCGCCCCCCCGAGCCGCCGGCCTCGCAGCCCCACGCCTCGtcctgccctgtggggtccctgCCCGCtcgccctgcctgcagcccacagGCAGGAGAACCGGGGGCTCGGCCGATCCctgcctgtgcccccccccgcagcccacGGCGGACGCGGCGGGACCCCGCGGTCCGTCGCGCCGGAGCCGTCGCGCCCCTTCGCCGGCGGCCACGTGGCTCCCATTGTCCCCCCGAGGGGACGCCGGCGGCAGCGCCCACGCGggtggggtgtcccccccccctccccggggagaGGCAGGGCAaggtgcggggcggggggggggctgcagcgcGGCCGCCCGGGGCGTGGGCGAGGAGGTTTTGCAACCCGTGGATGGACGGGGTgccctcacccccccccatcGGCACGGACACGCGtggcccccccccctcccaccgCGCCACACTcaccgcgccgccgccgccgccgccgccccggcagGGCCGCGCACCGCCCCCGGGGaggggcggcgggagggagggcggggaggggcggcgggggccgggcctCACCCTGCCCCGCCACACGGGCGAGGGTCCTccccggggagcggggcagcGACTGACGGGGTGACACGGGCCGTGCGGGGAGAGGGAACGCCGTGGGGAGGGAccccgggggcgggggagggagggtcCGAGGCCTTCCGGCCACGCAGGAACACCGGCGGGTCCCCGCAGCGGTGCCCCGGGACACCCGAGTTGTTTTCCTCCTTCGCCTCCCCTTCCCAAACCCGGCTCAGCATCTGTACTCTCGCCCGGGAAACGGGTGCGATGGCGGGGGCCAAACCCTGCCCGGCACCGGCCCGCCGGCCTCGCTTTCTCCCTCCCGATCTCGCACACGGCAAAGCCGGTTCCCAAACGGTGCCGGCATCGCGCACGTCCCCACCCCTGGGCGAAGAGGCAGGAGCGTCCCAGCGGGGATGGGCACTTGCAGGATGGATCCACAAACACCCCACTACCCGACGGCACAAGTCCCCCTGCCGGCGCCTGGTCCCGCTCCGGAGACCAGACCATCCCTACCTTGGGTGAGGCGCGTGGGCCGCCGCAGGGGCACACCGTCAATGGCGCAGGCGTTGCCGCAGGGGTGCAGGGTGAGCGTCCCCCGCACGTTCTCGATGTAGCAGTGCTGGGGTGCCAGCCCAGGGCCCTGCAGGACGATGTCCCTCGCGGCCGTGCCGATGGTGGTCCTCCCTGCCGGCAGAGAGGGCGGCTCAGTGTCCCCTCCGCCGACGGCGTGCCTGCGGGGACCCCCCGGCCGCTGGCACTCACCTTCCTCCAGGGGCAGGAGCGTGATGGCAGTGCTGAGCCGGCCGCTGCCCAGGCTCACCAAGTGTGGCTTCTCCGTCTGCACCTTCAGCCCCTTGCCCGTGTCGATCAGGTCCAGGGGGCTG from Haliaeetus albicilla chromosome 7, bHalAlb1.1, whole genome shotgun sequence encodes:
- the PHLDB1 gene encoding pleckstrin homology-like domain family B member 1 isoform X16, encoding MLRGAGPGAPPGAPGCAAMGVPKREQSPVRLSQPAWEGLSHTWPGPGGREGHGEQQTVNLVTPERPGLRRWRECRVTEIVPPRAASCLHRERQPVIAPVGSSPGSLLRVPGRQGAGRGAGRDVARSAGAVHPKVLLLPPGCAGAKQPVPENTRHLQAGTMEASGRTPASPTRRVQTIIQNSPLDLIDTGKGLKVQTEKPHLVSLGSGRLSTAITLLPLEEGRTTIGTAARDIVLQGPGLAPQHCYIENVRGTLTLHPCGNACAIDGVPLRRPTRLTQGCTICLGQATFLRFNHPAEAKWMKSMIPAGGRSPAALYGLPAKPEALVNGGRQPSERGSPSHSSLVSSIEKDLQDIMDSLVLEEPVSPSGKKLPARGRSPLSPMVNGGGRCLLSPPPSPGATSGGSSYENFSPLSSPASSGGYTSPSPSSQEQGLAMPPLVPLRSSSYNHAVQPPAQRPPPTPGGGPGEPWPAERLGDSQTGSPRLTPRAAPRPRAALQERPPSPFREPRDPLAPSRQPAGRVVPEARLQPPESPRAARRNVESMRELPPLSPSLSRRAVSPRAAPDAPSPQPRLGREVLGSPRARRKGLEEPRVAGSPSPPLPAETPPRRPSFGTSLSPVYGLGSPAVPSPRQSPRAPRKPLGDPRPPAGPRERKNSITEISDNEDELLEYHRRQRQERVREQEMERLERQRLETILNLCAEYTKTDGTEPGDVHRLLAGDADAGRRVPRGAVALGRAAEELRQRESLERSDEENLKEECSSTESTHHEHEELAGPRAKEAQRLEEERASVLGRLDQLKGRIKELEQQLQETSREAEMERALLQGERESEAARLRQEQEAVQQLQEKLSSLDASIRKERDKERAKVDAERKELEQLRALYHESKSHLDKCPESMREQLREQMRREAEALETEAKLFEDLEFQQLERESHLEEEREARGQQLLQSRAECHRSIARRKERVAALDAQAAQIRLQSAQEAERLARERNSVLQLLQKEKEKLVSLERRYQLVTGGRSFPKMSSALREVYRAKTEGDAGALAPRMKSGTPSSSQLNLSVLGRSPSPKLTACRPAQGPPSPAGSLPRNLAATLQDIETKRQLALQQKAKLLPAEPLQPGDLPGQQVIEEQKRRLAELKQKAAAEAQSQWEALHGQPPFPAAFPPLVHHSILHHHHPHGIGPRAEELDHAYDTLSLESSDSLETSISTGNNSACSPDNISSASGMEAGKIEEMEKMLKEAHAEKSRLMESREREMELRRQALEDERRRREQLERRLQDETARRQKLVEKEVKLREKHFSQARPLTRYLPIRKEDFDLRLHIESSGHSVDTCYHVILMEKMCKGYLVKMGGKIKSWKKRWFVFDRMKRTLSYYVDKHETKLKGVIYFQAIEEVYYDHLRSAAKSPNPALTFCVKTHDRLYYMVAPSAEAMRIWMDVIVTGAEGYTQFMN
- the PHLDB1 gene encoding pleckstrin homology-like domain family B member 1 isoform X19, with the protein product MLRGAGPGAPPGAPGCAAMGVPKREQSPVRLSQPAWEGLSHTWPGPGGREGHGEQQTVNLVTPERPGLRRWRECRVTEIVPPRAASCLHRERQPVIAPVGSSPGSLLRVPGRQGAGRGAGRDVARSAGAVHPKVLLLPPGCAGAKQPVPENTRHLQAGTMEASGRTPASPTRRVQTIIQNSPLDLIDTGKGLKVQTEKPHLVSLGSGRLSTAITLLPLEEGRTTIGTAARDIVLQGPGLAPQHCYIENVRGTLTLHPCGNACAIDGVPLRRPTRLTQGCTICLGQATFLRFNHPAEAKWMKSMIPAGGRSPAALYGLPAKPEALVNGGRQPSERGSPSHSSLVSSIEKDLQDIMDSLVLEEPVSPSGKKLPARGRSPLSPMVNGGGRCLLSPPPSPGATSGGSSYENFSPLSSPASSGGYTSPSPSSQEQGLAMPPLVPLRSSSYNHAVQPPAQRPPPTPGGGPGEPWPAERLGDSQTGSPRLTPRAAPRPRAALQERPPSPFREPRDPLAPSRQPAGRVVPEARLQPPESPRAARRNVESMRELPPLSPSLSRRAVSPRAAPDAPSPQPRLGREVLGSPRARRKGLEEPRVAGSPSPPLPAETPPRRPSFGTSLSPVYGLGSPAVPSPRQSPRAPRKPLGDPRPPAGPRERKNSITEISDNEDELLEYHRRQRQERVREQEMERLERQRLETILNLCAEYTKTDGTEPGDVHRLLAGDADAGRRVPRGAVALGRAAEELRQRESLERSDEENLKEECSSTESTHHEHEELAGPRAKEAQRLEEERASVLGRLDQLKGRIKELEQQLQETSREAEMERALLQGERESEAARLRQEQEAVQQLQEKLSSLDASIRKERDKEAEALETEAKLFEDLEFQQLERESHLEEEREARGQQLLQSRAECHRSIARRKERVAALDAQAAQIRLQSAQEAERLARERNSVLQLLQKEKEKLVSLERRYQLVTGGRSFPKMSSALREVYRAKTEGDAGALAPRMKSGTPSSSQLNLSVLGRSPSPKLTACRPAQGPPSPAGSLPRNLAATLQDIETKRQLALQQKGQQVIEEQKRRLAELKQKAAAEAQSQWEALHGQPPFPAAFPPLVHHSILHHHHPHGIGPRAEELDHAYDTLSLESSDSLETSISTGNNSACSPDNISSASGMEAGKIEEMEKMLKEAHAEKSRLMESREREMELRRQALEDERRRREQLERRLQDETARRQKLVEKEVKLREKHFSQARPLTRYLPIRKEDFDLRLHIESSGHSVDTCYHVILMEKMCKGYLVKMGGKIKSWKKRWFVFDRMKRTLSYYVDKHETKLKGVIYFQAIEEVYYDHLRSAAKSPNPALTFCVKTHDRLYYMVAPSAEAMRIWMDVIVTGAEGYTQFMN